The Petrotoga mobilis SJ95 genomic sequence TCATTGTAAGTACTTAGAGGCATGTAAGTGGTGGTGTGTTTGTCTACATCAAGGGATTTTAGCTTTTCTTTCGATAACAGTCCTGTTTTGGGTTTGTGTTGGGTTTGATACCTTAGTACGCTTAACACTTCTTGGTAACTGTAACGGTTCTTTTCATCCAATTCATTTAGTACCTTTGCTACAACTTCAACGGTGTATTGTTGGGTTAATTTTAGTATGTCTATGAATTCCCTTGTTCCTTTTGAATCAGAACGAAGATGAGCTTGCAGCATCTTATGGTACTTTTCATATATCTGAGGTAATCCCCAATCTTGGATGACTTTAGCTTGTTCGTATGCCCTTGCCTTTTTTCTTAGTAAAGGTAGAAAATGGTATGGGTTTAAACTTTCTTTGTTTTTACCAAACATCCTTTCGTGTTCTGCTATAACTTCTCCTTTGTAGATTACCTTTACCTTGAACGGGTAGATGTGAACTTCAACCTTTTTACCAACGTAATTTGTTGGTACAGAGTATCTGTTCTTTTCCAAATGAATCAGTTGGTATGTGTCTACCTTTGCTTCCTTTATCCTTGCAAATACGTATCTTTCTTTGAGAGGAAGAAAATCTTCATCAAGGATTCTCTTTTCCCAGCTTTCCCCTTCATACCTTCCTTTTTTGAGCCTTTGATAACATTTTTCCTTTAATTCCAAATTGAGTATATCAAAACTTTTGAACTCAATTCTCGGTAAGAAGTAGTTGTTTTCAACGTATTTAACAAGGTTTTCTACCATCCCTTTTTCATTGCCTTTAGCTGGACCACAGAACTCAGATTCAAAACAGTAGAAGGATTGGAATTTGACAAACTCTTCTTGTAGTACCCTTTCTTTCCCTTTTAGTACTTCCTTCACCGCAGGTTTTAAATTGTCAAAGATTATCTTTTTTGGAATTCCACCAAAAAAATCAAACGCCGATGTTAATCCATCAAAGAAAAACTCTGTAGACTCTCCTGGATAAGCTTTAACAAACTCCACCTTGCTGTAGCATAACTTCGCACAGAATACGTGTATCTTTCTTGGCATCTTATCTTGCATCACGTAAACTTCACCAAAGTCTACCTGCATACTACCTCTTAGTGGCACTAATTTCAAAAAACCTTCTTTTTGATTGATATCAAGTTTCTCTTCTATCTTCCTTACTTGATAGGTGAAGGAAGAATAAC encodes the following:
- the istA gene encoding IS21 family transposase; translation: MVQYNYIRFLYFNKHKSQRAIAKEMGIHRATVKRAIKNPEQKYHMNVDRDKPVNGDFEKRIKHLLEYNSKQPKNQKLTKRRIYELICEEGYKGSYSSFTYQVRKIEEKLDINQKEGFLKLVPLRGSMQVDFGEVYVMQDKMPRKIHVFCAKLCYSKVEFVKAYPGESTEFFFDGLTSAFDFFGGIPKKIIFDNLKPAVKEVLKGKERVLQEEFVKFQSFYCFESEFCGPAKGNEKGMVENLVKYVENNYFLPRIEFKSFDILNLELKEKCYQRLKKGRYEGESWEKRILDEDFLPLKERYVFARIKEAKVDTYQLIHLEKNRYSVPTNYVGKKVEVHIYPFKVKVIYKGEVIAEHERMFGKNKESLNPYHFLPLLRKKARAYEQAKVIQDWGLPQIYEKYHKMLQAHLRSDSKGTREFIDILKLTQQYTVEVVAKVLNELDEKNRYSYQEVLSVLRYQTQHKPKTGLLSKEKLKSLDVDKHTTTYMPLSTYNELLRKVGCENER